TGTCTGCGTACCAGATCAAATGTGGCTATCCAAACCGCATTCTGGGCAACTTCCTCACCAAACACTACAACTACCTGAACCTTTTCCTCTTCCAAGGGTAAGAAAACTGTTACTGGCTTTAATCAATACAAATATCTCCATTAACAGCATGCAGCAATTCACTCTTTTACACCGTGAATGCTCCTGAGtgtgatttgttttctgtttgattctTAAAATGTTTCTTATGGTGATGATTGATATGACTTTACTAAATGAACTGCATACATTCCCTGATTTCTTTCTCTTGCCTCCCTCTCCAGGTTTCGTTTGGTTCCCTTCCTGACGGAGTTGCGGGCGGTGATGGACTGGGTTTGGACCGAcaccactctttctctctctagtTGGATTTGTGTTGAAGACATCTATGCCAACATCTTTATCCTCAAGTGCTGGAGGGAGTCCGAGAAAGTAATTGAGAACATGTAGTACACAAACTGCTCACCGCatttcatcatcaccatcatcgtTATGTATAGACCAATATTATTACAataccacacactcacaccacaccacacagtTATTACCAGCCTGGAGCTTTAAAATAACTAAAAGATTTGTATCTGCAGGGTTGTTGCTTCAtcttaattttaatttcaaactGTCCACCCATGTTCTCCCTCCCTTCATGACAGATAATTTATTAATGACTGTTGTGGTGACCAGTTCATCATTTTTGTCCTTTGCCAACTAAAAATACCAAATGTATTCTGGTTAGAGCTTCTAAAATAAGAGGAGTtatcaataaaatacattttgattcATGACTGTTggttatttttaaaataaatgaatcaataatgaaaatatttttctggCCAGTAGACTGAATAATGTTGAGTGAGAACTATACCAATGTGCTTTGATTCTTCCAGAAATACCCCCACCATCCagggcagaagaagaagaaggtggtGAAATACGGGATGGGAGGATTCATCatctttttcctcatcagcatcatctggTTCCCGCTCCTCTTCATGTCACTGGTCCAGTCAGCAGCCGGAGTGACCAATCAGCCGCTGGACGTCTCCATCCAGCTCAGCATCGCAGGATATGAGGTCAGGAGTAAACGAGTTTCTTGAAGTGCGACAGTAAAaagtgtgcacacacgcactggtgctttgagctaaatgttaacATTCTAACAGTGATACAGTGAACAGTGATAATTACAATGTCTGACATGGCCATCGTCTTAGTTttgcctgttagcatgctaacaattgctAAGTAGCGCTAATACAAAATACAGTGTTAGCCGCTGCCTTCTCCTTGACCCATGCTGCTCGTGTTTTTACTTGTTCTCCGATGGTGCAGTTCAGGCATCAGCCTGTCCGCCTCTAGTGTAGtgctgagtgtgtctgtgtttcctcagcCTCTGTTCACCATGAGTGCCCAGGAGCAGAACTTGGTTCCGTACACAGAAAATGCATTCAACCGACTCACCAAAGTCTACGCGACATATCCAGTAAGACTCACTTTATTTTGTCAATTTTAATTACAGGAGTAAGAACAAAACCATCCATCACCAGGAATGTGACAATACTTAATACAACTGTATAGTGTCTGTACATTATATATCATAGCAATAACTGTCTTAATCATAATGACTGCCTGCAGCCATGGGGGGGAGCACCGCCTACATTTATTGAAAAAACTCCTGCAATCTaatcccctcctctgtctctctctctctctctctctctctctctctctctcacacacacacacacacacacacagtctgctaTGCAGTTCATAATGAACTATGAGGCGGAAGACATTATTGTTGCTAAGGTCAAGAGTGACGCCAGTCTGCTGTGGAGCATCAGCCCGGCCAGTCGAGAGGCCATGATACTGGAGCTCAGCAACTCTTCTCATATATACATTACCTTACGCTGGACACTgctcaggtctgtgtgtgtgtgtgtgtgtgagtgtgtgtgtgtgtgtatgtgtgtgtgtgtgtgtgtgtgtgtgtgtgtgtgtgtgtgtgtgtgtacgtgtgtacgtgtgtgtgtgtatgtgtgtacgtgtgtgcatgtgtgctgaacactcctctccctcccttctcaGGAATGCGTCCATATCAATGAATGCAGAGACGGTGGGAGAACACACTGTGAAGTTTGAGGACACGGCCTTGAGGGAGGGGATAGTCCGCATGCTCAAAGGCAACAGCAGCAACCCAGTGTGAGAGCAGAACACAGCCAGCTGGTGCTTACCTGGCTGTACCGTGACTGTCTTCTTCAGGCGTTGAAATGCAGTTTCCTTACACACCAGAGATTTAAATTCTTGAGGATTGCTTCATTCAAtcacacatgctcacaatggcTATAATTCAGATAAACTCATATCTAAAAATCCTTCATGAAACATGACATGAgttcaaatactgtattttatCGACCACTTTTCAACACTTATATGTTGTCCAGTCTGACTTGAGCTCAAAAtgtaactgtgtttttgtgtcctgtAGGATCATCAATTCTCTGCTGCCAAAATTCATCAGGGGTCCCAAAGGACCAGAGTCCAAAATGGCAACCAGGATGAAAGTAGGTTAGTTACACTTTATTGTACATTACGTGTACATCTTTTAGAAATTAGAACTGCATTGTAGTTGTAATATCCAAAGACATcctttttggctgtttttcccCAATATGATCTTATTTATAGATTATTCATCTGGGATTTTATTTCTGGTCTATCTGAATATATAAGGCctcatttttggttttctggcctcAAAAAAAAGAATCCTTCCGCCGATCACAGTGATCTGCCCTCCGCTGATATTGCTTGAAACATCCAGTTTGATTTAACCTCATCACGTCTTCACTCAGATTACTCGGACCGCCCAGACCTGCAGGCGCTGTCTTTCTTCAGGCCGATGTCGGTCAAACTTCAACAGGTCACTGGGACGTCAGAGGAGCAGGCAGACCAGTGGTGGGTGGTGGAGGAGTGCTCCCCAgttctcacctcctccaacCACAAGTGTCACAGCATAGAGATAGTGGTGTTCAATGATAAAGTCAGCCCCTCCAGTGTGGGCTTTCTGGCTGGACACGGGTAGGTAGCAAGACATGTCACCTGTTTTTGAAATTCTCCTGTAATGGAGGGTTAATGTCTCACTGCACTCTTCTTTACTTTCTGCattgtctctctcctcaccaCAGCATCGTAGGCCTCTACATGTCAGTCGTGCTGGTCATCGGCAAGTTCGTCAGGGAGTTCTTCAATGGGATCTCCAGGTCCATCATGTTTGAGGAGCTGCCATGTGTGGACCGGGTCCTGAAGCTCTGCACAGACATTTTCGTGGTCCGGGAGACGGgagagatggagctggaggagacgctGTTTGAGAAGCTGATCTTCCTCTACCGATCACCAGAAACCATGATTAAGATgaccagagagaagaaagacagcTAGGGTTTGGTGGAACACCATCTGTTTGTACGGGAAACACCACCTGTGGATATATCCACGTTGAACTCCCATCACTGCAAATGGATGCAGATCAGGAAAGAGTCATTATTTCAACATGAGTACATTTGAAATTGGATTTGTGGCAAATGGGCAGGCAGCGGCAACATGATTTATGATCCAGCTGTAATCAAGAATCCTGCTATAGTATCCCTGAGCAAGATTTTGTGCCCCTTTCTGGTTCAGCTACTGATCTTTACCTTTGACCTTCATGGAAAAGCcaagcaggattttttttttctcaagtaGTTTATTGCTGATATAAACAGTTTTCATGATACCATTACATTTATCcattctgacaaacacactcctCCTGGTTTGATAAGAGACTCACTATAGTTTCAAAGAAGTCATTCATGAGATTCACCTGTCTGACATCTCTTAGTATTACTGACATGTTTTGGAAAAGCAAAATTATTTCTTTAAAGGACTACACACTGTCAAAGAATACAGAGTATCAATGACAAGTTACAAGAATTTAGAGGGAACCCCAACAGCAGTTAGTCTGAACTGCTGTTAAAAGAAGATAGTTCCTGCCTGTTGCAGTTTGATTTTTGGCCCAGTGGGCAATGCATGCATTTCTAATGGATTTGGATTCAGATTTTTACTTGTGTTTAGTACACGACATCCTACTCCCTGACTTATGGGAAAAATGAAACTTCAGATATACTCAtggatccacacacacattacctCTGTAAATACTATGTTTCTGTATATGGCTATGTAGACAACTGCACTGATTTATTTATACCAAAATAAAAATTGTTGTTACAGacaaaaatgtgtcagtgtttcattcTGCCGTGCTGTAAATACGATATTCACCAATAAAGCAAGGAAAACAAAGAGTATTTCCGATATCCATCTTTAATACAATTTTAATTACAAATGAAagggaaacaaacagcaatgtCATTCAGGTCCCCAGTCTCCCAACAGGTCATCTTGGTGTCATCCATCTTTGTCTCATCTCCACGGTGTGCAGGACAAGAGAGGACCCCACAACACGGGAAAAACAATTTACATCACTGTCTCACATCCTGgtggaaaagcagaggaggaagacagaaacaTTGCTAAATAAATCATCATGAAAATCATTTTGCATCCAAAACAGAGAAGAATCATTCCtatctgtggctgcaggtttagGATTAGGACAGTAACCTTGAGGTCCTAAAATGAGGCTGGATCATTTCAAGAAAATGTATAAATTCTATGAAAAATGGTTTGTGAGTAgtaatgtgcaaacacagcacaagGCAGACACTTGAAAGAGCACTGGGGGAAGTTCGAAGAATCAAAGCTGCAAAGCTGTTGTAACTTTCACTGTTGTAAATATCACACATGGGGTCAGCTGAGCATTGTGCAGCAGTTTAGAAGGTGTATCAGATGCTTGCTGTAGAATAATGCTATTCAAAAGCACACTGACTTAACGACCCTGTCAAGGCAGACAAAGACAGGTAGCTGTGAACCAAAGACTGCAGTGAGTGTGCAAGGTTTCATTCAAACCAAAATCAATCTGCTCCAATGTGCTAATTACTTTTCAGATTGAGACTTTGCATACAAAACATATTATGCAGACCTCCAGACGACTGAGGTAGAAAATATGATGCACCGTTATAGATTTAACCTTTCGATAGTATATGAATTAGTTCAGTGAGTCATAAATAAGCTCCACATCGACTAGGTACAAGATTAAAATCATGCTTGAATGTTAGTGCACAAGAAACAACAATCCAATATCACAATATGGCACTCTGAAAGGGTTCATTTGGCATAGTTCACTATCTAAtactatacagtatataaattTAGTATACAATTTTTCAGCGCATTTGCTTGTTTCAGTACAAGGATAACAAGTTTAGGATGCAAGGTTGACTCGAAATGGAACATTTTTAACGCTGCATTATCAAAGCCGCTCGGTAATATggtctgaatacttcctccaccactgtctgTGACTGAAAGGAAAACCTGAATACTGTCACCAATCAATGTCACAGCTGCCTCTCCTTGAAACACAGACTGTCAGGGGCGATCGTGCATGCGTGTACATGTAGGTTCTCGTCAGTGCTGGTTAACTATGGTAATTGATGATGAGCTTACATACTGGTTATCTGTGATAATAGATTAACttacatgctgctgttttgggTTTGAGGACTTTGACATTGGCCTCTGCGGCCTTCAGTGCTTCGGTTTTGAACTGCGGCTTCAACGCAGCCCGCACCGCGCTCGCGCAGATAGCAGAGAAGCGGATGTAGCTGCGAAGAGGACACACTTGTTAGCCACATGCTAAAGGGCATGAAATACCGACAATGATCAGTGtcggaaaagaaaaacacagctgcctGCTTCTTTGATAACAAATAATGTACCCGATGCATTAACATAGACTGACACCTTGGATGGTTATTATCTTAACGTTAACGTCTAAAGTTGAACGCAGGGGTAGAAAAGCTAACTCAAGCTAGTATGGTAACATTAGCGAGGTAACAGTTAGCTCACTGAAGGACTTAATAAACGAAAGAAATACCAGGGAATCTGTGAAAGTATGCAGTGATAACAACAAATCCTTACTACAACAAAACAGTCAACACTCGCCACAAGCTGACTCTATAgatatacatttatatatatatttctttacCTTAGGCCTGCTTGTCTCCAGTATGCAACCATCTTGCCTGTGTTGTGGCTTCAAGGACAGGTCGGATATGTGCGTGATGACGTCATTTGAGGTTCGACAGTCTTTCTCCCACCCAATAAGAACAGTGCTTTATCGGGATTGAAAAATTAAAGTGTAAAAATATCATCCTCATTTGTAATTTTTGTATGACTTTTTGGATGTTTGCCTTGGaatgattttaatgattttgcTGATGAAGATTTGTATTTATCTGGCTGGTTTGTTATTTGTATATTGTCACTTAATTGTCATGTAGGCTATTCACAGGTTTTTACTGGAGTATTAAAGGATCCACCAACATTGTGTGCAAGAGCGTAGTACAACATCATTGTGGAAGTCAGAGTGCAGCACCTGTGTCTGCCACCAGGGGGAGTGTCGTTACTCAGGCACCATTAAAGGTAGTCTCCTTCgatccttccttccttcctcacgTCGGTCACGCTGTCATTAGTCGCCGACTCCCGAGCCCTGACAGAAAAGCCTCATAAAATGAAGATCTGGGCGTCAGAGCACATTTTTAAGTGAGTAGTTTCCTGTCTGTGATGATGTCTTATACAGTTATGTTGGTTAAGTAACTGGTTCCCTTTTGTATAATAAGTTTCTGTGGGTTTCCCACACAGTCTGGGGCACAGCTGCTAGCCGCCTTAGCCGCTAAGGTTGCACATAAGTTAAGTGACTTCACACATAGAGCCTTTGGCTAAATTACCGAAACGGTTTGTCCTATATATTAGTTACCCTGTGTAGTGCATGTGACCTCCATTCGCCATTATGTTTAAAGTTTTTTTCTACAAATATCTACATCGGCCTTGTATAATAGAAGTAAACCGCTTTAGCTAGCTGAGTTAGTAACTTCTCGCTTTTTGCTGTTAGCCGTTAAGCTAAATTTGGCTATTGGTTGCTGTATTGTTTATCAGTGTacatcattttaaaatataaagCCTATAGCAACATTTCCGTCACAAGTTAACAGAGTGAAGGCATTTGTGTGCTTGTCCTGTGTTTGGTCTTAATCACGGAGTCAAATCCGCCTCTGAATTTGACATTATGTACCGCAATCATGAGCGTTACGTAACTGTCCGTCTGGCTGTCAGACGAGAGACCCGGCGATGAAAACACAGCGATCCGTGTGTGTTCTGCGTATTTGTGCTCATCGGACAGTAATGAGTGCGTGACAATGGCTGGAACATGTTTGTCCATTTCCAGTAGTTTCTGGATAAATCCATGATGTGCTGGTCCGCGCTGGGCGGAGGGGGCGTTCCTCCTCCTACCGGTGTTTGGCTGCTCCTTCCCGATATTTTCATTATTCCTCCATTTTGATTCCGCACCGATGTCAAATATTGTCAAAATTAGATTTGAATAGGGAGGTTAAttgaaaatcattttctgtcacattaaGTTAGGACAAGCAaaatgattttctcttttttccccgTGAATTACTTGAAttaatcaaatgaaatcaaacgAATGAGGTCTGTCAAACATGGACGATGATTTTGTACATCTGTGCTTATTTTAATGCACATCCAGATGCACAAAAACTTGGAAACATTTCCTACTAAAATAGATAGTTATGTCCCTcctattgttgttgttactgcCCTTTACGTGCATAATGAGTGAGACACGCTCATGATAAGTTTGCAGTGGTGTTTGCATGAGCGTAATTGTTAGAAGAAAGACATTTTGGGCAGTTCTGTGTCAAGTTTGGGAATGATGTTAAAGTTATTTCTTTGTCCGCTTTCACCCAGCATACCAAGTTTACTTACCTCAATATGAAAATGGGCTGAATGACATATTCAGTCTGATTTCCATTGTTAGACTTTCATCACGTTGTCACATATCATTTGCAattgcatttcactgcattgGTGGATTCAGGAGACTAAATACAAAAGTGAATGAAGGAAACATCTCTGCGCCTGTTGAGGGGAAATGTTCCAGAGTTGGCTAACATTGACTAACTTACATTTTTAGTCCTTTGCAGAATATGAAATGGCCTTTAGGAAGATGGTGTTtctaatgttaatgttgttcTTAACAGCCATCCATGGGAGACGGTGACCAAGGCAGCGATGCAGAAGTACCCCAACCCCATGAACCCCAGTGTGTTTGGTGTGGATGTCCTGGACAGAAGAGTGGACACAGAGGGACGGTTACACAGCACCAGACTGCTCAGCACAGAGTGGGGGCTCCCCGCCATGGCCAAGTCTGTAAGTTAGATGATGAGTGAAACGATGTGAGGATGCTTTCATTTCCATTGTTCGAGATGAGCTGTGTCTTGCCTGGAAAGTTGATGTGGAGCAAGAGGCAGTGACAAAAAGAGACGTTTCCAGCAGTTTCTGTGCACGTCTGGCTCATTGCTAAAGAGCCTTATGCACagagtttttgttgttgttgttgttgttcttgaaCCAAGCCTGCCTTGTGTCCTTTTCCTGCAGATGATCGGGGTAACAAGAACGTGCACTTATGTTCAGGAACATTCAGTGGTGGACCCTAAAGAGAAGACCTTTGAGCTGAAATCTACAAATGTAAGTAGTTCTGATGTGGATCATTGTTAATATGTACACGTTCGGTAACTGTTGTTGCTTGAGACTGATataaattcatattttatcTCAGGTACAGTATTGTGAGTGCCAGTATTTACTACTTCATAgagtcttctttttttcatgtgagTGATTACAGAAAGGCACTATGGTTCAGTCAGCCTCAGCACCTGATTTTCATTAAGTAGTCACAGCCCTTCACTTACCAGCCTTTTTGGGACAGTGTCTTGGCTTTTTAAATCTTATTTAGATAACCATGTACTGACACTACACATTTGTTTGGCAGAGGTTTGACATGTGCCATTTCTTTTCTAAACATAAACATGACCTGCCCCTGAGAACTTCCTGTGAGTCTTTATCATCGGAAATGTGAAGAATCAGGAGTGTATTTAACATAACCTCACCACTGATCCAAAGTGGTTAATTGAATTAGCTGATTACCTGTGTGATAGAGGTATGACTCGTAACTGCCCCAACTGTTCCCACTGCAGCTGCCGTTAAATTATCTGAATGAAGGTTTGCAGACAATGTGAATATTGTGTGTGAAGAATATTATTGTATTCTGTCCATCCAGATCTCCTTCACTAACCTGGTGTCCGTGGACGAGAAGCTGACGTACAAACCACATCCGCAGGATCCTGAAAAGTAAGTGATTCGCCGTGCCTGCAgtcattttttcatgttgttatCTCAAGATtgatttgattgttttgttACCTCGAGAAAACAGGCTGTTATCTGAAGATAGATCTTGAGAAAACAAAGGTTGTTTCTTCATATCGCTTCTGGTGTTTATCAGAGTTCAGGAGCGCCACGCCAGCACGCACAGAGGACATGTTGAcaactgaagcagctgattgAAGATGAAAAAGCCAGTCAAGGAAtactgattattgatcagcCTATCAGACGTTAACTTGCTAAAATAATTTGGTGTCATAACTTACATCATCAATCTTGAGCAGCTTTTAACAGCCTGGAAACAAATCTTTCATGCAGATGTGGGTGTGATCCATTTTCACATGCCGCTAAATTAGCGACACTTTAAATTTGTTGattataaaaatgaccttttcatttgtgtgattgtgtgcagGACGGTGCTCACACAGGAGGCTCTGATCAGTgtgaaaggcatcagtctgaGCAGCTACCTTGAGGGTCTCATGGCAAAGACCATCTCTGTGAACGCCGGCAAGGTGACGCCGCCTTTAAGATCCCCCAATAACTCCACCGTCTCCTCTCATAACAACACACCTGTCACAGCACATTATGTTTGCTAacactcttcctctgtctgtctcagggcCGGGAGGCGATGGAGTGGGTCATCAGACGATTAAACACAGAAATCGAGGAGTTGGCGGCGACCGCTCGTGGCACTATACGTGTTCCCATGGCAGCAGCTGTTGCAGACAAATGATCCCGGCCTTCCCCAGCTTCTTTCTCCACCATCATGAGCCGATGGACCTCTCAGACATTTCCTCTCACCTTACCTGCCAGCACAGCCTAATACTTGCAGCCCCATCCTTTGGCCCTAcgtatgtttgtttgtgtgtgagtgtcacaAGAACTCTGTTGGTCCCTCCTCAGCAGGCTGCGGCAACAAGCACGAAGCGGCCAGTGACGGGGAGAGTTGAGCTGatgacagttaaaaaaaaaaacatacggGGTTGAATTGGACTGCACTTGAAGCTCATAGGACTTAGTCTTGTGATGTTaaagctctttttttaaaaagttcacACTGTGCCTCCACATCATCTCATCGGTTTCCTCTcttgtgtctttctctccttcatcttctttttttcatctctctttaACGTTCTCTTTTTAGTCCCGTAAACAAGTTGAGTTTTGGTAACAGCTGAAATATAGTCATTTTTCACAAACTTTGCTTTGTACGACAGAACTGACCAAAATGTCTCGAAACCAAAAGCGCACCAACGCAAAGAGGCTGTAACAGCATAAGTAAGTAACAGAAACGTTGAAGCTCCAGGCTTTAATCTCCACTGTCCTGACACCCAAAGTCTTGCCCCATCAGATGGAAGTTTACCAGTTGTCTGAGTGGGTGTGAATAATCCAGACTACATGTAGGTGCAGGATAAAGACCAGCCAAGCCTTGTTATTTGTCCACACTCTCAAAGCATTtgaacaaagtgtgtttttgtgcgttTTGTCTTTGACGCCGATGTGGGTCGGTCTGCTGTCAGCATGGTGGACTGGTCGTCTTCTGGACATTCTGGTGTTGTTTCTGTTGTACAAATGTCTTGATTTCTTGAAGCCTCTCTCTCGTCTTTCTTGGTTTTTTTCTGATGATGTGCTGTATAGGTTAATGTTAC
This region of Chaetodon auriga isolate fChaAug3 chromosome 10, fChaAug3.hap1, whole genome shotgun sequence genomic DNA includes:
- the LOC143327197 gene encoding PRELI domain containing protein 3B-like isoform X1 codes for the protein MKIWASEHIFNHPWETVTKAAMQKYPNPMNPSVFGVDVLDRRVDTEGRLHSTRLLSTEWGLPAMAKSMIGVTRTCTYVQEHSVVDPKEKTFELKSTNISFTNLVSVDEKLTYKPHPQDPEKTVLTQEALISVKGISLSSYLEGLMAKTISVNAGKGREAMEWVIRRLNTEIEELAATARGTIRVPMAAAVADK
- the LOC143327197 gene encoding PRELI domain containing protein 3B-like isoform X2; its protein translation is MQKYPNPMNPSVFGVDVLDRRVDTEGRLHSTRLLSTEWGLPAMAKSMIGVTRTCTYVQEHSVVDPKEKTFELKSTNISFTNLVSVDEKLTYKPHPQDPEKTVLTQEALISVKGISLSSYLEGLMAKTISVNAGKGREAMEWVIRRLNTEIEELAATARGTIRVPMAAAVADK
- the atp5f1e gene encoding ATP synthase F(1) complex subunit epsilon, mitochondrial, whose amino-acid sequence is MVAYWRQAGLSYIRFSAICASAVRAALKPQFKTEALKAAEANVKVLKPKTAA